The Desulfobacterales bacterium genome includes a window with the following:
- a CDS encoding acyl-CoA thioesterase → MENYAIVRPEHLNHHGYLFGGALLKWIDEYAWISASLEFPGCTLVTIAMNDIVFKHRVLNGTILHFHIERIHQGNTSVKYQIEALADAPGATEEKAVFTTCITFVRLDDAGEKCNLP, encoded by the coding sequence GTGGAAAATTATGCTATTGTAAGACCGGAGCATTTAAACCATCACGGATATCTGTTTGGCGGAGCACTGCTAAAGTGGATCGACGAGTATGCATGGATTTCCGCATCCCTTGAATTCCCGGGCTGCACACTGGTCACCATCGCCATGAACGATATTGTATTCAAGCACCGGGTCCTGAATGGAACGATTCTTCATTTTCATATTGAGCGCATCCATCAGGGAAACACATCCGTAAAATATCAAATCGAGGCCTTAGCCGATGCGCCAGGGGCAACGGAAGAAAAAGCGGTCTTTACCACATGTATTACGTTTGTCAGGCTCGATGACGCCGGAGAAAAATGCAATTTACCATAA